The Petroclostridium xylanilyticum genome includes a region encoding these proteins:
- a CDS encoding helix-turn-helix transcriptional regulator: MRKKLKEIRIKRNLTQKELAELAKIDRVTYTNIELGNKNPSLSVARKIKDALQYEGDDIFFENNSV; the protein is encoded by the coding sequence ATGAGAAAAAAGCTAAAGGAAATTAGAATTAAGAGAAATTTAACGCAAAAAGAACTTGCGGAACTTGCGAAGATAGATCGAGTAACATATACAAATATTGAGCTTGGCAACAAAAATCCCTCCCTTTCCGTAGCAAGAAAAATAAAAGATGCGTTGCAATACGAAGGCGATGATATTTTTTTTGAAAATAATAGTGTCTAA
- a CDS encoding helix-turn-helix domain-containing protein, with amino-acid sequence MDFGQRLKSLREEKKITQDELAIHIGVGRPTIAGYETKGKQPSFEILEKLADFFGVSIDYLLGRTNDLNYKDMVFDNDIALLIKHYKSLPDEMAKIMTSVVDKFYLLINRDVKSHNKAALEIYEATLNTILDLRRAIKDFKFERYDLNISDSLTSIIEIQAKYKNDMNLLIDKLVQLYLDSNEEFKKAKDEMSSALEKHA; translated from the coding sequence ATGGACTTTGGACAAAGATTAAAGTCGCTTAGAGAAGAGAAAAAAATCACACAAGATGAATTAGCTATACATATTGGAGTTGGAAGACCCACTATTGCAGGATATGAAACTAAAGGTAAACAGCCAAGCTTTGAAATATTAGAGAAACTGGCTGATTTTTTCGGCGTTTCTATAGATTATTTATTGGGACGTACTAATGATTTAAACTATAAGGATATGGTCTTTGATAATGATATTGCTCTATTAATAAAGCATTACAAAAGTCTTCCTGATGAAATGGCTAAAATAATGACATCAGTAGTGGACAAATTCTACCTTCTTATTAATAGAGACGTAAAATCGCATAATAAAGCTGCATTAGAAATCTACGAAGCAACCTTAAACACCATTCTCGATCTCAGAAGAGCTATAAAGGATTTTAAATTTGAAAGATATGATTTAAACATATCTGATTCATTAACTAGCATAATTGAAATACAAGCAAAATACAAAAATGACATGAATTTATTAATAGACAAATTAGTCCAATTATACTTGGACTCCAATGAAGAGTTTAAAAAAGCAAAAGACGAAATGTCATCAGCATTAGAGAAGCACGCTTAG
- a CDS encoding site-specific integrase, with product MPVYKDEKRGTWYASFYYTDWTGTRKLKKKRGFIKQKDAKDYEREFLNKSNQSCDMAFESLVELYMEDVSTRLKESTMDTKKNIIDTHILPFFKKLPINKIEATHVRKWQNDLIKNEKGYALTYLKTINNQLSAIFNYAVKYYKLPGNPVRIAGSMGKKKADEMEIWTLDEFEQFISTVDKPALKLAYEIMFWTGLRVGECISLTPKDIWPEKVIDVNKTSSRKNGEDRIYDPKTTKSARKVPIPEFLYNEIQGYINSLYEIKDTDKIFYFTKSTLNKNLDYYSERAGVKRIRVHDLRHSHASLLIEMEQPILLISERLGHENVQTTWETYAHLYPNKGIQLAEELQKIRNPESQCQNNTTNENESQKTLE from the coding sequence ATGCCTGTATATAAAGACGAAAAACGTGGAACCTGGTATGCAAGTTTTTACTATACAGATTGGACAGGCACACGTAAACTTAAAAAGAAAAGAGGATTTATTAAACAAAAGGATGCCAAAGATTACGAGCGTGAATTTCTGAATAAATCTAACCAGAGTTGCGATATGGCATTTGAAAGCCTTGTTGAATTATATATGGAGGACGTATCCACTCGCTTAAAAGAAAGCACTATGGACACTAAGAAAAATATTATAGATACTCATATTCTGCCATTTTTTAAAAAACTTCCCATAAACAAAATAGAAGCTACCCATGTAAGGAAATGGCAAAATGATCTTATAAAAAATGAAAAAGGCTATGCCTTGACATATCTTAAAACAATAAACAATCAATTAAGTGCCATTTTTAATTATGCGGTAAAATACTATAAATTACCTGGAAATCCAGTCCGCATAGCCGGTAGTATGGGAAAAAAGAAAGCAGATGAAATGGAAATATGGACACTTGACGAGTTTGAACAGTTTATTTCAACTGTAGATAAACCAGCTTTAAAACTTGCTTATGAGATAATGTTTTGGACCGGCCTGCGTGTCGGTGAATGTATTTCTCTCACTCCTAAAGATATTTGGCCGGAAAAAGTTATTGATGTAAACAAAACATCTTCAAGGAAAAACGGTGAGGATCGGATATATGATCCAAAGACTACTAAAAGCGCCCGAAAGGTACCGATACCTGAATTCTTATATAATGAGATACAGGGCTATATAAATTCCTTGTATGAGATTAAGGATACTGACAAGATATTTTATTTCACCAAGTCCACGCTTAATAAAAACTTGGATTATTACTCAGAGCGTGCCGGCGTCAAGAGGATCCGAGTCCACGACCTAAGGCATTCCCATGCCTCATTATTGATTGAAATGGAACAGCCAATACTCCTTATTTCTGAACGCCTGGGACATGAGAATGTGCAAACAACTTGGGAAACATATGCACATCTTTACCCTAACAAAGGTATACAATTAGCTGAAGAATTGCAGAAAATTAGAAATCCAGAATCCCAATGCCAAAATAATACCACAAACGAAAACGAATCCCAGAAAACCCTTGAATAA
- a CDS encoding helix-turn-helix domain-containing protein, translated as MGTNPTKAMDNIYCRCRKEAAKYNDKLNSREGAAELLGVSVSSLADYELGNTKVVPVDKVVLMADLYNAPEIKNYYCTNECPIGRNTVPKLEIEELDRLTIKVLSSLRFIDDIKDKLIDIAADGVITEHEKPALEEILRALDQIAVYSQELRLWAEKTFK; from the coding sequence ATGGGAACCAACCCTACAAAAGCAATGGACAACATATACTGCCGCTGTAGAAAAGAGGCAGCAAAGTACAATGACAAGCTAAACAGCAGGGAAGGAGCAGCCGAACTGCTTGGAGTTTCAGTTTCATCACTTGCAGATTATGAACTTGGTAACACAAAAGTAGTACCGGTGGACAAAGTGGTTTTGATGGCAGACCTCTACAACGCACCGGAGATTAAAAATTATTATTGCACTAATGAGTGTCCGATCGGAAGAAATACGGTTCCCAAGTTAGAGATTGAAGAACTCGATCGGTTAACAATCAAGGTTTTATCATCGCTTCGATTTATTGATGATATAAAGGATAAGCTCATTGATATAGCTGCAGATGGAGTTATAACAGAGCATGAGAAGCCAGCGCTTGAAGAAATACTACGAGCATTAGATCAAATAGCAGTATACAGCCAAGAACTGCGGCTTTGGGCAGAAAAAACTTTTAAATAG